A genomic stretch from Chitinophaga agri includes:
- a CDS encoding LytR/AlgR family response regulator transcription factor, with product MEPQKKFKCLVIDDEPPAREVIRRYIEQIPFLEMAGECSNALQVITVLREQQIDLLFLDIQLPQMSGMELIRTLQHPPKIVLTTAYDQYAVEAFELSVVDYLVKPIRFERFLKSVMKALPEKEVPLTSEPALATNHGFLYFRADRKMVKVFLNDILYVESLKDYVKIHTVKGPVITKYALVALEAMLPAAAFLRVHRSFIVAIDKIESFSVEEIQIAGGLVPIGKLFRQQVLKTLDMGA from the coding sequence ATGGAGCCGCAAAAGAAATTTAAATGCCTGGTGATAGATGACGAGCCTCCAGCCAGGGAGGTCATTCGCCGGTATATCGAACAGATCCCATTTTTAGAAATGGCAGGAGAATGCAGTAATGCTTTGCAGGTTATTACGGTACTGCGTGAACAGCAGATTGATCTGCTCTTCCTTGATATACAGTTACCGCAGATGAGTGGTATGGAGCTGATCAGGACGTTGCAACATCCACCTAAAATTGTGCTCACGACGGCTTATGACCAGTACGCTGTGGAGGCGTTTGAGCTATCCGTAGTTGACTACCTCGTAAAACCGATCCGGTTCGAACGCTTTTTAAAATCTGTCATGAAGGCATTACCAGAAAAAGAGGTACCGTTGACCAGTGAGCCAGCGTTAGCAACCAACCACGGATTTCTGTATTTCCGTGCGGACAGAAAAATGGTAAAGGTTTTTCTGAATGATATTCTCTATGTGGAGAGCCTCAAAGACTATGTAAAGATTCATACGGTTAAGGGACCGGTAATCACCAAGTATGCGCTGGTAGCCCTCGAGGCCATGTTACCAGCAGCAGCCTTCCTGCGAGTGCATCGCTCCTTTATTGTGGCTATCGATAAGATAGAATCATTTTCCGTGGAGGAAATCCAAATTGCAGGCGGTCTTGTGCCGATCGGAAAACTTTTTAGGCAGCAGGTACTTAAAACCCTGGATATGGGTGCCTGA
- a CDS encoding sensor histidine kinase: MLQLPFFFSHERKWRYARHLCFWVLWFLFQLLLYSFTPSAILQQQTFWRRIVITFPEAFLFLLPSIFLAYSLMYLVIPKLVLPGRYVMAIIGSLVLVLLTATFAAFLSVTVVDAFRHLVADRLSPVLAKEAHPPFYVQIGVAMLAGLRGSITIGGVAAAVKLLKCFFEKQQAALILEKERTKIELQMLKAQLHPHFLFNTLNNVYSLTQDVSAKASGMIMGLSELLRYMLYDCDKPIVPLDKELKMTRDYLELETVRYDHQLDISLQLPQQGGHLFIAPLILLPFLENAFKHGASKMVEQPWISMHINITGLELSMKLINGKCASAHTPAAGIGIMNVRQRLQLLYPGTHDLQIDDLEEMYIVNLKMTLDIASYASEKPFAYGAAKEI; this comes from the coding sequence ATGCTGCAACTGCCTTTTTTCTTCTCCCATGAGCGCAAATGGCGTTATGCCCGGCATCTGTGTTTCTGGGTCCTTTGGTTTTTATTTCAGTTACTGCTATACTCTTTTACTCCGTCGGCGATTTTACAACAACAAACGTTCTGGCGGCGTATTGTCATTACTTTTCCGGAAGCTTTTCTATTTCTTCTTCCGAGCATATTCCTGGCCTATTCGCTGATGTACCTTGTTATTCCGAAACTGGTATTGCCAGGGCGCTATGTGATGGCGATAATAGGTTCGCTTGTGCTGGTGCTGCTCACCGCTACGTTTGCGGCTTTTTTGTCAGTAACCGTAGTTGATGCATTCAGGCACCTGGTAGCCGATCGCTTGTCTCCGGTATTGGCTAAAGAAGCGCATCCTCCTTTTTATGTCCAGATTGGCGTGGCCATGTTGGCTGGACTCCGTGGTAGTATTACCATTGGAGGAGTAGCAGCGGCTGTTAAATTGTTAAAATGTTTTTTTGAGAAACAACAGGCCGCGCTGATATTGGAAAAGGAAAGAACAAAAATAGAACTACAGATGCTGAAAGCGCAGTTGCATCCGCACTTTCTTTTCAATACACTTAATAATGTATACTCTCTTACGCAAGACGTTTCTGCGAAAGCATCTGGCATGATCATGGGGCTTTCGGAACTTTTACGGTATATGTTATATGATTGCGATAAACCAATAGTGCCATTGGACAAAGAGCTGAAAATGACCCGTGATTATCTTGAACTCGAAACAGTTCGTTATGATCATCAGCTTGACATATCCCTGCAATTACCTCAACAGGGTGGGCATTTGTTCATAGCGCCATTGATCCTGTTACCCTTCCTTGAGAATGCATTTAAACATGGTGCAAGTAAAATGGTAGAACAACCATGGATCAGCATGCATATCAATATAACGGGTCTGGAACTAAGCATGAAACTGATCAACGGCAAATGTGCCAGCGCTCACACTCCCGCAGCTGGCATTGGTATTATGAATGTCCGGCAGCGTTTACAGCTGTTGTATCCTGGAACACATGATCTGCAGATAGACGACCTCGAAGAAATGTACATTGTTAATTTAAAGATGACACTGGATATAGCCAGTTATGCCAGTGAAAAGCCGTTTGCTTATGGAGCCGCAAAAGAAATTTAA
- a CDS encoding winged helix-turn-helix transcriptional regulator, producing MIQLNDKTYTCPVDVTLGSIGGKWKLLILSHLHTFKKRSYAEIRDNLTGVSEKMLSQQYKRIRT from the coding sequence ATGATACAATTAAATGATAAGACATATACCTGTCCTGTAGATGTTACATTGGGCTCCATAGGTGGTAAATGGAAACTGCTTATTCTATCGCATCTTCATACTTTTAAGAAAAGAAGTTACGCAGAGATAAGAGACAACCTGACGGGAGTGTCAGAGAAAATGCTTAGCCAGCAATATAAAAGAATTAGAACGTGA
- a CDS encoding DUF4406 domain-containing protein, producing the protein MLILIAGPYRSGTNDNPELMKENLRKLESFALPIFRKGHIPFIGEWMALPLIRLAGSQQTGDEIWTEIQYPVAHRMLEKCDAVLRIEGASRGADEDVRKAKEMGLKIYYNVTDIPDENL; encoded by the coding sequence ATGCTCATCTTAATTGCTGGTCCCTATCGGAGCGGGACTAATGACAATCCGGAATTAATGAAGGAGAATCTCAGAAAGCTGGAGTCATTTGCATTACCCATATTTAGGAAAGGACATATTCCATTCATCGGAGAATGGATGGCATTGCCATTGATCCGTCTTGCCGGCTCTCAGCAAACGGGTGATGAGATATGGACAGAGATCCAGTATCCTGTTGCACACCGCATGCTGGAAAAATGTGATGCTGTGCTTAGAATTGAAGGTGCCTCCAGGGGGGCAGATGAAGATGTAAGAAAAGCTAAGGAGATGGGATTGAAGATTTATTACAACGTGACGGATATTCCGGATGAAAATCTCTGA
- a CDS encoding Crp/Fnr family transcriptional regulator, with amino-acid sequence MLLLSGYDQSNYLLKSDERNDFMEIHSAILKSIGKHISLSREEEEYFISLLVYKEIPNKTTIITEGQLCNKLIYINTGVLRSYCLDGKGKESTIMFAMADWWLTDMYCFLNEKPSMTFIEAIEDSAVLILSKSDFDQLFTVIPRFERFFRILMQNAYTREQLRSIENLTLNAEERYMRFIKKYPQVVSNVSQKQIASYLGITPEFLSLIRKRQLPGK; translated from the coding sequence TTGCTGTTACTTAGCGGCTACGATCAATCTAATTACCTTCTAAAATCTGATGAGCGTAACGATTTCATGGAAATACATAGCGCAATTTTGAAAAGTATAGGAAAGCATATTTCGCTTTCCAGGGAAGAAGAGGAGTATTTTATTTCCCTATTGGTATATAAAGAGATACCAAACAAGACAACTATCATCACAGAAGGTCAGCTCTGTAACAAGCTGATTTACATAAATACAGGTGTTCTAAGGTCCTACTGTCTCGATGGAAAGGGGAAGGAATCGACTATTATGTTTGCGATGGCAGATTGGTGGTTAACAGACATGTATTGCTTCCTGAATGAAAAGCCAAGCATGACCTTTATAGAAGCCATTGAAGACAGCGCTGTTTTAATTTTGAGTAAGTCCGATTTTGACCAGTTGTTTACTGTTATTCCCAGGTTTGAGCGTTTTTTTCGCATTCTGATGCAAAACGCTTACACGCGGGAGCAATTACGCAGCATAGAGAACCTGACACTCAATGCGGAGGAACGTTATATGCGGTTTATCAAAAAATACCCACAGGTTGTCAGCAATGTCTCACAAAAGCAAATCGCCTCCTATCTGGGTATCACCCCTGAGTTTTTGAGTTTGATCCGTAAAAGACAGCTTCCGGGGAAATAA
- a CDS encoding nuclear transport factor 2 family protein, with the protein MKKIVTASIAILSCYSLYAQTDTTSFPEERQAVRQLMHESKPGTRIDCNDFIAVGPKGDISFSFSEWKAAQIKQKVVFKSVVSLPGHEFIRIYDGNTAVVNFLANVHLVVDGQDVRIKVRRLEVYHKSTAGWCRVAGQGTIVDEMLFPVERDKQEVTHYPNLTKQPTEYTAP; encoded by the coding sequence ATGAAAAAAATAGTGACCGCCTCCATCGCCATTCTCTCCTGCTACAGCCTGTATGCACAAACAGACACTACCAGCTTCCCAGAGGAACGACAGGCAGTCCGGCAGTTGATGCATGAAAGCAAGCCCGGCACCCGTATAGATTGTAACGATTTCATCGCGGTAGGTCCTAAGGGAGATATCTCCTTTTCCTTCAGCGAATGGAAAGCCGCACAAATAAAACAGAAAGTAGTATTCAAATCTGTAGTATCCCTACCGGGCCATGAGTTTATACGTATCTACGATGGAAATACGGCGGTCGTCAATTTCCTGGCAAATGTACATCTGGTAGTTGATGGCCAGGATGTCCGCATTAAAGTACGCCGGCTCGAAGTTTATCATAAAAGTACGGCTGGCTGGTGCCGTGTAGCCGGGCAGGGAACGATCGTGGATGAAATGCTGTTTCCGGTTGAAAGAGACAAACAGGAGGTGACTCATTACCCTAACTTAACAAAGCAGCCTACGGAATATACGGCCCCTTAG
- a CDS encoding transposase has translation MRMWEAGILKFFTTRATNASAESFNAKVKSFRNAMRGRGM, from the coding sequence ATTAGAATGTGGGAAGCGGGCATTCTGAAATTCTTTACAACTAGGGCCACTAATGCTTCTGCTGAATCTTTTAATGCGAAAGTAAAATCTTTTAGGAACGCTATGAGAGGCAGGGGGATGTGA
- a CDS encoding class I SAM-dependent methyltransferase, translating into MQSNIQRLFGNIDIYLFDQLLKGTYDKCEKILDAGCGGGRNLIYFLQNGHDVYGIDPNPDAISAVQQLSATFAPANPTENFVIAAAENIPFDDNYFDLVISSAVLHFAQSPEHFHDMLHSMWRVLKPGGYLFARLATDIGIESLVQDLGNGRYLLPDGSERFLVNEELLLQYTGSLNARLHEPIKTTNVQNLRCMTTWCLQKI; encoded by the coding sequence ATGCAATCAAACATTCAACGACTCTTCGGCAATATAGACATCTACCTCTTCGACCAACTCCTCAAAGGCACCTACGATAAATGTGAAAAAATCCTCGACGCTGGCTGCGGCGGCGGACGTAACCTCATCTACTTCCTGCAGAATGGTCATGATGTCTATGGCATCGACCCTAATCCTGATGCGATTTCAGCCGTTCAGCAGTTATCCGCAACATTTGCTCCTGCTAACCCTACCGAAAACTTTGTGATCGCTGCCGCCGAAAACATTCCCTTTGACGACAACTACTTCGACCTGGTTATCAGCAGTGCAGTACTACACTTCGCTCAAAGCCCGGAACATTTCCATGATATGCTCCACTCTATGTGGCGCGTACTGAAACCGGGCGGGTATCTGTTCGCCAGACTTGCCACTGATATCGGAATAGAATCCCTCGTACAGGATCTGGGTAATGGCCGTTATCTCCTGCCCGACGGGAGCGAACGTTTCTTAGTCAATGAGGAGTTATTGCTTCAATATACCGGCAGCCTCAATGCCAGGCTACATGAGCCTATTAAAACAACAAATGTGCAAAATCTAAGATGTATGACCACCTGGTGTTTGCAGAAAATCTGA
- a CDS encoding sodium:solute symporter family protein has translation MAQLDLIVMAVFAFLILGIGMMFTRIGSRNSSAFFEAGGATPWWINSISLFISYFSAGTFVVWGSIAYKNGFVANGIQLTMVFGGVLVALFIAARWKRTGAVTAAEYIGKRLGVRTQKFYTLLIMLHGLFTTASVLYPVGKMVSVATPLSLNTCILIIGGVIVLYTSAGGLWAVLVTDVVQFVILTAAVMIVIPMALKEAGGVHAFVDKAPDGFFSFFNEEYSVGFFLAFLAYQTVYIGGNWAYVQRYTSVSDERNAKKVAWLFTVLYLVSPFIWMLPPMLYRVIDPSLTGLQPEGAYMMLCQRVLPAGLIGLVLSGMISASASKANTTINIMAVVFAHDVYKKVFSRNASERSLVYAARFFTVLFGAVTIGIAMLVPLIGGIVEMVLSTAAIAGGALFAPVIWTLYSRRQTAISVVTASLCGLVISLGLKIFGDKLERVWETALGVGIPIAVLLLWEVYYMITQQEVAAVFLQPFATRGAEKHTQDAGKQNRFAMKVIGAAIAVVGGGIAVLGWAADGGSVALVTGLVIAGCSWPLLKMA, from the coding sequence ATGGCGCAACTCGATCTTATTGTTATGGCAGTTTTTGCCTTTTTGATACTTGGCATAGGTATGATGTTCACGCGTATTGGAAGCCGTAATTCATCTGCGTTCTTTGAAGCAGGTGGTGCTACGCCATGGTGGATCAATAGCATCTCCCTGTTCATTAGTTATTTCTCAGCCGGTACGTTTGTGGTCTGGGGTTCTATAGCCTATAAGAATGGATTTGTTGCAAACGGTATACAGCTGACGATGGTATTCGGCGGCGTGCTGGTGGCACTGTTCATTGCCGCCAGGTGGAAGCGTACGGGCGCGGTTACTGCTGCTGAATATATCGGGAAGCGGTTAGGGGTCCGTACACAGAAATTTTATACGTTGCTGATCATGCTGCACGGGTTGTTCACCACTGCGTCTGTATTGTATCCCGTAGGTAAGATGGTGAGTGTGGCGACACCACTTTCCCTGAACACCTGTATATTGATCATTGGAGGTGTGATCGTATTATATACTTCGGCAGGAGGCTTATGGGCGGTATTGGTGACAGACGTTGTGCAGTTTGTTATACTGACAGCTGCCGTAATGATCGTGATCCCAATGGCGTTGAAGGAGGCCGGCGGCGTGCATGCATTCGTGGATAAGGCACCGGATGGATTTTTTAGTTTTTTTAATGAAGAATATTCGGTTGGTTTCTTCCTGGCTTTTCTGGCTTACCAGACAGTATATATAGGCGGTAACTGGGCATATGTACAGCGATATACAAGTGTGTCTGATGAGCGGAATGCGAAGAAGGTTGCCTGGTTGTTCACCGTATTGTACCTGGTGAGTCCATTTATATGGATGCTGCCTCCGATGTTGTACCGGGTCATTGATCCCTCACTTACCGGGCTGCAACCGGAAGGGGCTTATATGATGCTTTGTCAGCGGGTGTTACCTGCCGGATTGATCGGGTTGGTCCTGTCGGGGATGATCTCGGCCAGTGCCAGTAAAGCCAATACGACGATCAATATCATGGCGGTTGTATTTGCCCATGATGTATATAAAAAAGTGTTTAGCCGCAATGCATCTGAAAGGTCATTGGTATATGCTGCGCGTTTTTTCACTGTGCTTTTTGGTGCGGTAACGATCGGCATTGCTATGCTGGTACCATTGATCGGGGGGATTGTGGAAATGGTATTAAGCACGGCGGCGATAGCGGGAGGGGCCTTGTTTGCACCAGTTATCTGGACGTTATATTCCCGCCGACAGACGGCCATATCAGTTGTTACAGCGTCCCTGTGTGGGCTGGTGATCAGTCTGGGACTGAAGATATTTGGCGATAAGCTGGAACGTGTGTGGGAAACGGCGTTGGGAGTGGGAATACCGATCGCGGTCTTGTTGCTGTGGGAGGTGTATTATATGATCACGCAACAGGAGGTGGCAGCCGTATTCTTACAACCATTCGCAACACGAGGTGCCGAAAAACATACCCAGGATGCCGGGAAGCAGAACAGGTTTGCAATGAAGGTCATAGGTGCTGCGATTGCAGTAGTGGGAGGAGGAATTGCAGTACTCGGATGGGCGGCGGATGGCGGGAGTGTAGCATTGGTGACAGGCTTGGTGATTGCAGGCTGTTCATGGCCTTTATTGAAGATGGCATGA
- the tnpB gene encoding IS66 family insertion sequence element accessory protein TnpB (TnpB, as the term is used for proteins encoded by IS66 family insertion elements, is considered an accessory protein, since TnpC, encoded by a neighboring gene, is a DDE family transposase.) gives MLALSSSCRYFLYTQPIMISSSFYKLAAIVNQQMHLDPLTGDVYIFFNRRATHIKLLQWQQDGFAIYYKRLEKGTFEIPKPGGVQSSLTSTQLMLILQGIQMDKVQYRRRYFRQSADH, from the coding sequence ATGCTGGCACTCTCGTCCTCATGCAGGTATTTTCTGTATACTCAGCCAATCATGATAAGTAGTAGCTTTTACAAACTGGCGGCTATTGTCAATCAACAGATGCATTTGGATCCTTTAACCGGGGATGTCTATATTTTCTTTAACCGCAGAGCTACACATATCAAGCTACTTCAATGGCAGCAAGATGGATTTGCGATTTATTACAAGCGGCTTGAGAAGGGAACATTTGAGATTCCCAAACCAGGTGGGGTACAGTCTTCGCTTACTTCTACACAATTGATGCTTATTCTGCAAGGCATTCAGATGGATAAAGTCCAGTACCGCAGGCGGTATTTTCGACAATCTGCCGATCATTAA
- a CDS encoding adenylate kinase family protein — translation MEILIITGPPYCGKGTQCAVLETISGFKHISTGDRVRREKTEMTAFGEIVKSYEENGNLVPDEIMQGLIAQIIDENLGEKGIILDGYPRTVSQVDTILEVLAEKHLNVSCVINIVVPKEELLVRATKRAKESDRKDDQDPEIHLKRIEIFETQTGPAVEYMQQKFDVVNIDGLGTIGDITEAIRTAIDERI, via the coding sequence ATGGAAATATTAATCATTACGGGTCCTCCTTATTGCGGAAAAGGTACACAATGTGCAGTACTTGAGACAATTTCAGGCTTTAAACATATTTCTACAGGAGACAGGGTACGCCGGGAAAAGACCGAGATGACTGCCTTTGGTGAAATTGTGAAGAGCTATGAAGAAAATGGGAATCTGGTGCCTGATGAAATTATGCAGGGCCTTATTGCTCAGATCATCGATGAAAATTTAGGTGAAAAGGGAATTATTCTTGATGGTTATCCAAGAACAGTCTCACAAGTCGATACAATTTTGGAAGTACTGGCAGAGAAGCACCTCAACGTAAGCTGTGTGATTAATATAGTTGTTCCCAAGGAAGAGTTACTGGTAAGAGCCACCAAAAGGGCAAAAGAGTCCGACAGGAAAGATGACCAGGATCCGGAAATTCATTTGAAACGCATTGAAATATTTGAAACACAAACAGGTCCTGCGGTTGAATACATGCAGCAGAAATTTGACGTTGTAAATATTGATGGTCTGGGTACAATCGGCGACATTACTGAGGCCATACGAACAGCGATTGATGAACGGATTTAA
- the tnpA gene encoding IS66 family insertion sequence element accessory protein TnpA — translation MQSSNNSTIRSFTISEKKNIAMQWSQSNVKMQVFCDNHGITVSMLKNWRKQFATPAKVPRRKHFIQLTPSKASIPDIALPFAEVISLSGNRIIFHSAVNTDMLKELLNSK, via the coding sequence ATGCAATCATCCAATAATTCCACGATACGTTCATTTACAATATCGGAGAAGAAGAATATCGCGATGCAATGGAGCCAGTCAAACGTAAAGATGCAAGTGTTTTGTGATAATCATGGAATCACGGTCTCCATGCTCAAGAACTGGAGGAAGCAGTTTGCCACTCCTGCAAAAGTTCCCAGACGAAAACATTTCATTCAGCTGACACCTTCTAAGGCGAGTATACCAGATATTGCACTTCCATTCGCGGAGGTGATATCTTTATCAGGTAACAGGATAATTTTTCATTCGGCGGTCAATACAGACATGCTAAAAGAGCTACTAAACAGTAAATAA